From a region of the Phaseolus vulgaris cultivar G19833 chromosome 6, P. vulgaris v2.0, whole genome shotgun sequence genome:
- the LOC137833539 gene encoding glycine-rich cell wall structural protein 1.8-like, with protein MFHVVTIRVALVPASCYGGEGEGGLVVGGVDGDGVVGEGVDYDGGGLAGVVVGDEGVEAVGGWFAGVGFKVGGGEGVEDEGGGFSGVEAAGGVGDEGGEFSGVEGVVGGEGGGLSGVEGVVGDEGGGFSGVEGVVGDEGGGFSGVEGVVGDEGGGLSGVEGVVGDEGEGLSGVEGVAGDEGGGFSGVEGVVGDEGGGFSGVEGVVGDEGEGFSGVEGVEGGGFSGVEGVVGDEGGGFSGVEGTVGVVGGGFSGLEGDVGDECGGFCGVEGDEGGGFAVPTQMGLQEAHSTLAWLGFLAIPGGVAPTPPTSTSRIGTKTLTII; from the exons ATGTTCCATGTTGTAACAATTAGAGTAGCTCTTGTTCCTGCATCTTGCT ACGGAGGTGAAGGAGAGGGAGGATTAGTTGTGGGAGGTGTTGATGGTGATGGAGTTGTTGGAGAAGGCGTTGATTATGATGGTGGCGGATTAGCAGGTGTAGTTGTAGGCGATGAAGGGGTAGAAGCTGTTGGTGGTTGGTTCGCAGGAGTAGGATTTAAAGTAGGGGGTGGTGAAGGAGttgaagatgaaggtggtggaTTCTCAGGGGTAGAAGCGGCAGGAGGAGttggagatgaaggtggtgaATTCTCAGGTGTAGAAGGGGTAGTTGGAGGTGAGGGTGGTGGATTATCTGGTGTAGAAGGAGTTGttggagatgaaggtggtggATTCTCTGGTGTAGAAGGAGTTGTTGGAGATGAGGGTGGTGGGTTCTCTGGTGTAGAAGGAGTTGTTGGAGATGAGGGTGGTGGATTATCTGGTGTAGAAGGAGTTGTTGGAGATGAGGGTGAAGGATTATCTGGTGTAGAAGGAGTTGCTGGAGATGAGGGTGGTGGATTCTCTGGTGTAGAAGGAGTTGTTGGAGATGAGGGTGGTGGATTCTCTGGTGTAGAAGGAGTTGTTGGAGATGAGGGTGAAGGATTCTCTGGTGTAGAAGGAGTTGAGGGTGGTGGGTTCTCTGGTGTAGAAGGAGTTGTTGGAGATGAGGGTGGTGGGTTTTCTGGTGTAGAAGGGACTGTTGGAGTAGTTGGTGGTGGATTTTCTGGTTTAGAAGGAGATGTTGGAGATGAGTGTGGTGGATTTTGTGGTGTTGAAGGAGATGAGGGTGGAGGGTTTGCAGTCCCAACACAGATGGGTTTACAAGAAGCACACTCCACT CTTGCATGGCTAGGATTTTTGGCAATTCCAGGGGGAGTAGCCCCTACACCTCCCACTAGCACAAGTAGGATTGGCACCAAAACTTTAACAATTATTTGA
- the LOC137833133 gene encoding homeobox-leucine zipper protein HDG11-like has translation MASSMASAGGSGDDEGSQNLNNGRKNSYKRLTSSQTARLERFIKDCPHPDEAQRRQLAAEIGLEPRQIKFWFQNKRTQIKNQHERADNTALRVENDRIHTENVTMQEALKSMLCPSCGGPPCLEGDREHSIHNMKIENIHLKEEHEKVSRLLSRYLESQMLPPDQFQQGFFPIIGSSSNASHGNPMNQVIGASSSHDPNLALQMMDGGYNVYASEGIEKNLMAKVAATAMDELIRLLRINEPFWIKSSTQDGKLYLLLENYQKMFPKTKHFKGPNVRIEATKESGIVSINSLQLVDMFLDSNKWVNLFPTIVSKAETLKVLERGSAGNRSGALQLMSEQMHVLSPFVQPREFQFLRFCQQIEEGLVIADVSFDSFQQKSSIFHSWKYPSGCLIQELPNGYSMVTWVEHVEVDDKIQIHPLYKDIIAKGIAYGAERWIMELQRISERFAAFYIEKIPDHDTAGVINSLEGRRSIMNFAHRMLKIFCESITMADGLDFPLSDLANTSGVRVSIRESKMIGQPSGMIVAAATSIWLPLHYMKIFEFFSDDKNRAQWDVLTCGNQSHKVAHISNGIHPGNCVSIIRPFIPSENNALILQESFTTPMGTYVIYAPTDVATMTSAIMGEDSSMLPVLPSGFVISPEGDPNAALGAFDCSDGERLGGSLLTVAFQILASADGRNMPNRKAGAAVNSLLTSTILRVKDALNCNNLE, from the exons ATGGCTTCTTCAATGGCCAGTGCTGGTGGGTCTGGTGACGATGAAGGTTCTCAAAACTTGAACAACGGAAGGAAAAACTCCTACAAACGTCTTACTTCTTCTCAAACAGCAAGACTTGAAAG attcaTCAAGGATTGCCCACACCCTGATGAGGCCCAACGGCGTCAGTTGGCTGCTGAGATTGGACTTGAGCCAAGGCAAATAAAGTTCTGGTTTCAGAATAAGAGGACCCAAATCAAG AATCAACACGAGAGAGCAGATAACACTGCTCTTCGAGTTGAGAATGATAGGATACACACAGAAAATGTTACAATGCAAGAGGCTTTGAAGAGTATGCTTTGCCCATCTTGTGGGGGACCACCGTGTCTTGAAGGAGATCGTGAACATTCTATCCATAatatgaaaattgaaaatattcacCTAAAGGAAGAG CATGAGAAGGTGTCTCGTCTTCTTTCGAGGTACTTGGAGAGCCAGATGTTACCACCTGATCAGTTCCAACAGGGTTTTTTCCCCATCATAGGATCAAGTTCAAATGCATCACATGGAAATCCAATGAACCAAGTAATTGGTGCAAGTTCAAGTCATGATCCAAATCTTGCTTTGCAAATGATGGATGGTGGCTATAACGTATATGCAAGTGAAGGCATAGAAaaaaaccttatggctaaggttGCTGCTACCGCAATGGATGAGTTAATTAGGCTTCTTCGGATTAATGAGCCTTTTTGGATTAAGTCTTCCACTCAAGATGGGAAGCTCTACCTTCTGCTTGAAAACTATCAAAAAATGTTCCCAAAGACCAAACATTTCAAAGGGCCAAACGTGCGTATTGAAGCAACAAAAGAATCAGGAATAGTGAGCATCAATAGCCTTCAGCTTGTTGACATGTTTCTAGATTCG AACAAATGGGTTAATCTGTTCCCAACAATTGTCTCAAAAGCAGAAACACTGAAAGTACTTGAAAGAGGTTCGGCAGGAAACCGAAGTGGAGCCTTGCAGTTG ATGTCCGAGCAAATGCATGTTCTTTCACCCTTTGTGCAACCTCGTGAATTTCAATTTCTTCGTTTCTGTCAACAAATTGAAGAAGGCCTGGTGATTGCAGATGTGTCATTTGATTCCTTTCAGCAAAAATCCTCTATTTTTCACTCTTGGAAATATCCCTCTGGGTGCTTGATCCAGGAACTGCCCAATGGGTACTCCATG GTTACTTGGGTGGAGCATGTTGAAGTGGATGATAAAATCCAAATACATCCACTGTACAAAGATATTATTGCTAAGGGCATTGCATATGGAGCTGAAAGGTGGATTATGGAACTTCAAAGAATTTCCGAGAGATTTGCTGCCTTTTATATTGAAAAGATACCTGATCATGACACTGCAGGAG TGATCAATTCTCTTGAAGGAAGGCGAAGTATAATGAATTTTGCTCATCGTATGCTCAAAATCTTCTGTGAAAGTATAACCATGGCAGATGGTTTGGACTTTCCACTTTCTGATCTGGCGAATACTAGTGGAGTGAGGGTCTCTATTCGCGAAAGCAAAATGATTGGACAACCAAGTGGCATGATTGTTGCAGCTGCTACCTCCATTTGGCTCCCTCTCcattatatgaaaatttttgAGTTTTTCTCAGATGATAAAAACCGTGCTCAG TGGGATGTTCTTACCTGTGGAAACCAGTCACACAAGGTTGCACACATTTCAAATGGAATTCACCCTGGGAACTGTGTCTCGATTATTCGG CCATTCATCCCTAGCGAGAACAATGCACTGATTCTTCAAGAGAGTTTCACAACCCCCATGGGAACGTATGTCATATATGCTCCAACTGATGTAGCAACTATGACTTCGGCCATAATGGGAGAAGACTCTTCAATGTTACCAGTTCTTCCATCAGGTTTTGTCATCTCTCCAGAGGGTGACCCAAATGCAGCTTTGGGAGCATTTGATTGTTCAGATGGTGAAAGATTGGGAGGCTCATTACTGACTGTGGCATTTCAGATACTAGCTAGTGCTGATGGACGCAATATGCCAAATAGGAAAGCTGGAGCAGCTGTGAACTCCCTTTTAACCTCAACTATTCTCAGAGTCAAGGATGCTCTCAATTGCAACAACTTGGAGTGA
- the LOC137833132 gene encoding putative germin-like protein 2-1, with the protein MANPLFFLTLLALSLSLVLATAITIQDFCVADSKEKVLANGLACKDPKLVEVNDFFFSGLHIAGNTTNPVGSKVTPVFATQLPGLNTLDISIARIDYAPWGTNPPHTHPRATEVLTVLQGTLEVGFVTSNPENLHFRKVLQTGDVFVFPTGLIHYQRNVGNGHAVAIAALSSQNPGVITIGNAVFGSTPDIDSDVLVTAFHLDKTTVNYLQSKFSTSHDRHVRPNIHAAHIASFVCLPQHTTHFIA; encoded by the exons ATGGCTAATCCCTTATTTTTCCTCACACTTTTGGCTCTTTCACTTTCACTTGTTTTAGCAACTGCTATCACTATCCAAGATTTCTGTGTGGCGGACTCAAAAGAGAAAG TGTTGGCGAACGGGTTGGCATGCAAAGATCCAAAACTTGTTGAGGTGAATGACTTCTTCTTCAGTGGTCTTCACATAGCAGGAAACACCACAAACCCTGTTGGCTCTAAAGTGACACCAGTTTTTGCAACTCAGCTTCCAGGACTGAACACTCTCGACATCTCCATAGCTCGTATTGACTATGCTCCATGGGGCACTAACCCTCCTCACACGCACCCTCGCGCCACTGAAGTCTTGACTGTTCTCCAAGGCACCTTAGAAGTTGGATTCGTCACTTCCAACCCCGAAAACCTTCACTTCAGGAAAGTTCTACAAACGGGTGATGTGTTTGTGTTCCCCACAGGACTCATTCATTACCAGAGAAACGTTGGGAATGGCCATGCTGTGGCCATTGCAGCACTTAGCAGCCAGAATCCAGGAGTCATCACCATTGGTAATGCAGTGTTTGGGTCTACACCTGACATTGATAGCGATGTTCTTGTTACGGCTTTCCATTTGGACAAGACTACCGTCAACTATCTACAGTCCAAG TTTTCCACCTCCCATGACAGGCATGTTCGCCCCAACATTCACGCGGCTCACATAGCTAGCTTTGTATGTTTGCCCCAACACACCACTCACTTCATTGCTTAG